TGTCCGGGAAATCACAGTCGTTGCAATGGTGGTGGTTTTCGAGTCCACCAACCAACTTAAAACAGCGCCGGCAGCGGTACCACTCTTTATCGAACTGTACATTCCCCCCTTCAATGTTAATCATCTTACCCTCCACCATCGCCTTGGCAATGGTCTGTCGTGCCTTCTCATAGATGCGCGTGAGGGTGGGTCTGGAGACATTCATAACCACGGCAGCCTGCTCCTGGGTCATGCCTTTGTAGTCAAGCAGCCTGATGGCTTCATACTCTTCAAAAAGCAGTGTGACCGATCGGAGCATCTTCCGGGGAATGCCGAAGGGTTTAAAACCCTGCATCAACGGAGGATGTTCCATTTTCCTATTGTGTTTGGGACGGGGCATAAGCAGCAAATAAGTGGATGATCAGAATTTGATTTATTTTCAAAGATAATAAAATTATGAACGTATGATCAATTAGCCATGTAATTTATCTACAAATAATTTCATGCATCTTGTTTTTACAAGGAGTATGGGCGTGAAGGCCTTCATTGAAACAGCCGATGAGGATCTCACCGGCTGATGTCTGCTTGAAGTAGCACGGCAGGGAATCGAACCCTGATCTAAAGTTTAGGAAACTTCTATTCTATCCATTGAACTACCGCGCCATACGGAACTGCAAAAATAGCTTTTTTTTGATTCCTGACAAAAGAATTGCCACACTCCCTCTCACTTTCAACAAACAATTTCGCAAAAGAGATGTTTAACATCTGTAAGAATCACAACAAAATATCGCAACAGAATGAATAAAATAGCCATACTTTACGGCAGCTCGGGTGGAAACGCTGAATCGGTTGCCAGGCAGGTACAGGATCTCTTTGAAGGAGAGGCCGACCTCTACAACGTACGTGAGGTGACCCTGGATGAGATCAGGGATTATCCCTACTATATCATCGGGACCTCTACTACCGGCATCGGTGACCTGCAGGATGACTGGGAAGGTTTTCTTCCATCGTTTATCAGGCTGGATCTCTCCGGCAAGAAGGTCGCCATCTTCGCACTGGGCGACAGTGCCTCCTACTCTTCCAGCTTCGCCGAATCGATGAAGGTGGTTTACGATGAGATCGCCGATAGAACCACTATCGTGGGGCAGATGCCTGATGAAGGCTATACCTACGATGACTCGATGGCGGTAATCGACGGGATGTTCGTGGGGTTGCCCATTGACGAGGATAACGAGTATGACATGACAGGAGAACGGTTGGCCGCCTGGGTAGAAAAACTGAAAAACGAGTTTGTATAGCTCTTGCTCCTCATTCACATCGAAATGAAAAAAAGCATACTCTCTTTACCGAGAGTATGCTTTTTTTATATGATTCATATAGATGGAGTTTCCTTAAAGCTCCTTGATCTTGATATTCTGAAACCAGACCTCATCGCCATGGTCTTGTAACAGGAGCAATCCCTCTTCCGCATTTCCGAAGTTGGGCCAATCCTTGTACTTGCTGGTCTTTACAAGCTGGTTCCACTCCTCGTTGTTGCGTTCATATTCAACAATTTTCACCCCGTTAAGCCAGTGCTCCACATGGTTTCCCTCCACCACCACCATGGC
This genomic window from Dysgonomonadaceae bacterium zrk40 contains:
- a CDS encoding DUF134 domain-containing protein, with the translated sequence MEHPPLMQGFKPFGIPRKMLRSVTLLFEEYEAIRLLDYKGMTQEQAAVVMNVSRPTLTRIYEKARQTIAKAMVEGKMINIEGGNVQFDKEWYRCRRCFKLVGGLENHHHCNDCDFPDSDELIPIQTDQK
- a CDS encoding flavodoxin, translated to MNKIAILYGSSGGNAESVARQVQDLFEGEADLYNVREVTLDEIRDYPYYIIGTSTTGIGDLQDDWEGFLPSFIRLDLSGKKVAIFALGDSASYSSSFAESMKVVYDEIADRTTIVGQMPDEGYTYDDSMAVIDGMFVGLPIDEDNEYDMTGERLAAWVEKLKNEFV